The following are encoded together in the Misgurnus anguillicaudatus chromosome 14, ASM2758022v2, whole genome shotgun sequence genome:
- the alas1 gene encoding 5-aminolevulinate synthase, non-specific, mitochondrial has translation MDAIIRCPFLSRVPQTFLQQARKSLVAYAVKCPVMMDLASRPLVRSVCTSSASFQKVENTTPTSEEPKDDPKMPVGHPMPPAGQAGASKCPFLAAEMGQKNSGVVREVSMALQEDVSEIRTVSKDVQDTKVGGNLMRKLMKQRPTSVSHLLQENMPKAVSNFRYDEFFEKKIEAKKNDHTYRVFKTVNRRATEFPMGDDYTESFKRNVSVWCSNDYLGMSRHPRVAQAVMDTLQKHGSGAGGTRNISGTSKFHVDLEHELADLHGKDAALLFTSCFVANDSTLFTLAKMLPGCEIYSDAGNHASMIQGIRNSGAKKFIFRHNDANHLRELLVKSDPSTPKIVAFETVHSMDGAVCPLEEMCDVAHEFGAITFVDEVHAVGLYGSRGGGIGDRDGVMHKMDIVSGTLGKAFGCVGGYIASTNALVDTVRSYAAGFIFTTSLPPMLLAGARESIQILKSEEGRALRRKHQRNVKLLRQMLMDTGLPVVHCPSHIIPVRVADAEKNTEVCDIMMSRYNIYVQAINYPTVARGEELLRIAPTPHHTPQMMKYFVDKFD, from the exons ATGGACGCCATCATTCGCTGCCCATTCCTGTCTCGTGTCCCCCAAACTTTCCTGCAGCAGGCTAGAAAGTCCTTGGTAGCGTACGCAGTGAAGTGTCCTGTCATGATGGACCTTGCTTCAAGGCCATTGGTTCGTTCTGTCTGCACGTCGTCTGCCAGCTTTCAGAAGGTCGAAAATACAACCCCGACCAGTGAGG AGCCAAAAGATGACCCCAAAATGCCTGTTGGCCACCCCATGCCTCCAGCGGGTCAAGCAGGAGCCTCTAAATGTCCCTTCCTGGCTGCAGAAATGGGCCAGAAGAACAGCGGTGTGGTTCGGGAAGTTAGCATGGCACTCCAGGAAGACGTCTCAGAAATACGCACCGTGTCCAAAG atgtccAAGACACCAAGGTTGGAGGGAACCTTATGAGGAAGCTGATGAAACAGCGCCCCACTAGTGTCTCTCATTTGCTGCAGGAGAACATGCCCAAGG CCGTCTCCAACTTTCGTTACGATGAGTTTTTCGAGAAGAAAATCGAGGCCAAAAAGAACGATCACACATACCGTGTGTTTAAAACTGTAAACCGAAGAGCTACCGAGTTCCCGATGGGAGACGATTATACAGAGTCCTTCAAGAGGAACGTCTCGGTGTGGTGCAGCAATGACTATCTCGGCATGAGCCGCCATCCACGAGTTGCGCAAGCTGTAAT GGACACTTTACAAAAGCATGGTTCGGGAGCTGGAGGAACTCGAAATATATCCGGGACGAGTAAGTTTCACGTGGACCTGGAGCACGAGCTTGCAGATCTTCACGGAAAAGACGCTGCTTTGTTGTTTACCTCCTGCTTCGTGGCCAATGACTCCACACTCTTTACATTGGCAAAAATGCTGCCTG GTTGTGAGATCTACTCAGATGCAGGCAACCATGCCTCGATGATACAGGGCATCAGGAACAGCGGCGCCAAGAAGTTTATCTTCCGTCACAATGACGCCAACCATTTGCGAGAGCTTCTGGTGAAATCTGACCCATCTACTCCAAAGATTGTCGCCTTTGAGACCGTGCACTCAATGGATG GTGCTGTGTGTCCACTGGAGGAGATGTGCGATGTCGCTCACGAGTTTGGTGCTATCACCTTTGTGGATGAGGTTCATGCGGTGGGACTGTACGGAAGCAGAGGGGGTGGCATTGGAGATCGGGACGGTGTTATGCACAAGATGGACATCGTCTCGGGAACGCTCG GTAAAGCCTTTGGGTGTGTTGGAGGCTACATTGCCAGTACCAACGCCTTAGTCGACACGGTCCGTTCCTATGCTGCTGGCTTTATTTTCACTACATCCCTACCACCCATGCTGCTTGCCGGTGCCCGCGAGTCCATTCAGATCCTAAAGAGTGAAGAAGGTCGAGCACTGAGACGCAAGCATCAGCGTAACGTTAAGCTTTTGCGTCAGATGCTGATGGATACCGGCCTGCCTGTAGTCCACTGCCCCAGTCACATTATTCCCG tcAGAGTTGCAGATGCAGAGAAGAACACAGAGGTCTGTGACATAATGATGAGTCGCTACAACATCTATGTCCAGGCCATTAACTACCCCACCGTGGCACGTGGAGAAGAGCTCCTCCGGATCGCCCCAACACCACATCACACGCCACAGATGATGAAATACTTTGTCGATAAGTTTGATtga